In Pseudomonadota bacterium, a single window of DNA contains:
- the sfsA gene encoding DNA/RNA nuclease SfsA, translating into MQFPDPLLRGTLIKRYKRFLSDHRLEDGSTVTAHCANPGAMLGLTAPGAETWLSPARNPERKLRHTWELIRVAPGRRGLVGINTSLPNSIVAEAIAAGRVSELDGYDGIRREVKYGKNSRIDLLLERDGAPPCYVEVKNVHLRRRAKLAEFPDSVTARGTKHLRELAAVVEAGGRAVMFYLVQRADCESFALAGDIDPEYAAAFEAASKSGVEALCFDCELDGREIRTARQLPLILPD; encoded by the coding sequence ATGCAGTTTCCCGACCCCCTGCTTCGCGGCACCCTGATCAAACGGTACAAGCGCTTTCTTTCCGATCACCGTCTTGAAGATGGCAGCACCGTTACCGCCCATTGCGCCAATCCGGGAGCCATGCTTGGTCTAACTGCGCCCGGAGCCGAGACTTGGTTATCCCCGGCGCGCAATCCCGAACGCAAACTGCGCCACACCTGGGAATTGATACGCGTCGCGCCGGGCCGGCGTGGCCTAGTGGGCATCAATACTTCGCTGCCGAACAGCATCGTCGCGGAAGCCATCGCGGCGGGGCGGGTGTCCGAGCTTGATGGCTACGACGGCATCCGCCGCGAGGTGAAATACGGCAAAAATTCACGTATCGACTTGCTGCTGGAGCGGGACGGCGCACCGCCCTGCTATGTGGAGGTCAAAAATGTTCATCTTCGGCGCCGGGCAAAACTAGCGGAATTTCCTGATTCCGTAACGGCGCGAGGAACCAAACATTTGCGCGAACTTGCGGCCGTCGTGGAGGCCGGTGGGCGGGCCGTAATGTTTTATCTCGTGCAGCGCGCCGACTGCGAATCCTTCGCGCTCGCCGGCGATATCGACCCAGAATATGCGGCCGCCTTCGAAGCGGCCAGCAAAAGCGGCGTCGAAGCGCTGTGCTTCGATTGTGAGCTAGACGGGCGAGAAATCCGAACTGCCCGACAGTTACCCCTTATACTGCCTGACTAA
- a CDS encoding molybdopterin-binding protein, whose translation MADSTKIVTAALLLIGNELLSGRTQDANLNYLARQLTAMGIRLAEARVVADGEAEIVQAVNELRARYDYVFTTGGIGPTHDDITCECVAKAFGRRYVLNPQAQEILEDYYDGSGRELNEARLRMAYTPEGAELVDNPISKAPGFRVENVIVMAGIPAVMRAMFEAIAPKLEGGSKVISRSVSVLMGEGDIARPLGELQARNEGLEIGSYPFVRKGKFGTTLVLRGVDQAAVDAAAEELRTILKELGGSPEDEAAVSDGSWPRPEA comes from the coding sequence ATGGCCGATTCGACTAAAATCGTTACCGCGGCTCTTCTGTTAATTGGCAATGAACTCCTGTCAGGCCGCACGCAGGACGCAAATCTCAACTACCTCGCGCGTCAATTGACCGCCATGGGTATCCGCCTTGCGGAGGCGCGTGTGGTGGCCGACGGCGAGGCGGAAATCGTCCAGGCCGTCAATGAGCTGCGCGCCCGATATGATTATGTTTTTACCACGGGCGGCATCGGCCCGACACATGACGATATTACCTGTGAATGCGTCGCCAAAGCGTTCGGACGCCGCTATGTCCTGAACCCTCAGGCGCAGGAAATCCTAGAAGATTATTATGATGGATCAGGACGTGAATTGAACGAAGCCCGGCTCAGGATGGCGTATACGCCGGAAGGGGCGGAGCTGGTGGACAACCCGATCAGCAAGGCGCCTGGATTCAGGGTCGAAAATGTCATCGTGATGGCCGGAATTCCAGCAGTTATGCGCGCCATGTTCGAAGCGATCGCACCGAAGCTTGAAGGCGGCAGCAAGGTGATCTCGCGCTCCGTCTCGGTGCTCATGGGCGAGGGCGATATCGCCCGCCCACTGGGCGAACTACAAGCCCGCAATGAGGGATTAGAAATCGGCAGTTATCCATTCGTGCGCAAAGGCAAATTTGGCACTACCCTGGTGCTGCGTGGCGTCGATCAGGCAGCGGTGGACGCAGCTGCCGAAGAATTAAGGACCATCCTCAAGGAACTCGGCGGTTCGCCGGAAGACGAGGCTGCCGTTTCCGATGGAAGTTGGCCGAGGCCTGAGGCCTAG